From a single Bacteroidota bacterium genomic region:
- the pheS gene encoding phenylalanine--tRNA ligase subunit alpha: MQDQILDIEKQVTAGAAALSSQEAIESFRIQFLGRKGKISELFDQLPNVPKEERGNIGKKLNQLKNEAQRLLDQASDRLKQTTGSQPAYDVTLPGTPLTFGKLHPISVVMNEMIDIFRFLGFSVENGPELEHDFYNFEALNFEADHPARDMQDTFFIDKDVLLRTHTSPVQIRLMEKKKPPIRSIMPGRVYRNEAVSARSYCVFHQLEGLLVDEQVSMVDLKSILLAFSREFFGPNTKIKLRPSFFPFTEPSAEVDVSCHLCHGKGCRVCKHSGWLEILGCGMVDPNVFKSCGIDPEHYTGYAFGMGIERITMMRYGVDDIRLLYDNNTRFLQQF; the protein is encoded by the coding sequence ATGCAAGACCAGATACTCGATATTGAAAAACAAGTAACCGCTGGTGCCGCCGCCCTGTCCAGTCAGGAGGCCATCGAATCATTCCGGATTCAGTTCCTCGGGCGGAAAGGAAAAATCAGTGAGCTGTTCGATCAGCTTCCCAACGTTCCCAAAGAAGAACGGGGAAACATCGGGAAAAAGCTCAACCAACTGAAAAATGAAGCCCAGCGATTGCTCGATCAGGCCAGTGATCGCCTGAAACAGACAACGGGCTCTCAGCCTGCCTATGATGTAACCCTGCCGGGTACTCCTCTCACCTTCGGAAAGCTTCATCCGATTTCGGTGGTGATGAATGAAATGATTGATATTTTCCGTTTCCTTGGGTTTTCAGTCGAAAACGGACCCGAACTGGAACATGACTTTTACAATTTTGAAGCTCTGAATTTCGAAGCAGATCACCCAGCACGGGACATGCAGGATACCTTTTTTATCGACAAGGATGTTCTTCTGCGCACCCATACGTCTCCTGTTCAGATACGGCTGATGGAAAAAAAGAAACCTCCCATCCGTTCTATCATGCCCGGAAGGGTCTACCGCAATGAGGCGGTTTCAGCCAGAAGCTATTGCGTCTTTCATCAGCTGGAAGGTTTACTGGTTGATGAACAGGTATCCATGGTGGATCTGAAATCCATTCTTCTTGCTTTCAGCAGAGAATTTTTCGGACCAAATACGAAGATCAAACTGAGACCATCGTTCTTTCCATTTACAGAACCCTCCGCCGAGGTTGATGTTTCCTGTCACCTTTGCCACGGCAAAGGATGCCGGGTTTGCAAGCATTCCGGATGGCTCGAAATTCTCGGTTGCGGAATGGTGGATCCGAATGTGTTCAAATCATGCGGAATCGATCCCGAGCACTATACCGGTTATGCATTCGGTATGGGCATTGAACGAATCACCATGATGCGTTACGGTGTCGATGATATCCGCTTATTATACGATAACAATACTCGGTTTTTACAACAATTCTGA
- a CDS encoding phenylalanine--tRNA ligase subunit beta yields the protein MKIIYSWLREFVEFDWTPEELASRLTLAGLEVEGIENHSPGFSGVITGKVLHRDKHPNADKLSVCSVDLGDGLPVRIVCGAPNVQAGQMVPVAVPGSKLPGGLSIGKATIRGVESSGMICSRSELGLEEGKSPGIWVLPENTKPGLDLVTLLGLKTDYVLEVAITANRGDCLSHLGIAREVSALTGNPVRIPDTQISPDFYLKETSDPYISIELAAPAACPVYVGWYLDGVRPVASPDWMQRRLQLMGLRPRNILVDATNYVMMECGQPLHAFDYSTIQSRKIKVFETGKTRFTTLDSKERELPDRALMIGDDSRAVALAGIMGGENSEVTDSTRTVLLESAWFHPASIRRTAKRLGVSTDSSYRFERGIDTHLQEYAAKRAAKLMVEVTGGKLALKPVVATSHPPVQNELVVRFQQVKRILGIEIPKERIHSILENLGFVLIGESATQMMVRIPTHRPDITREIDVIEELIRIHGFQHIPESGTVTTFFNSETSKEHDRNNRIKFILCGAGFQEVICNSMISRPESDLITTDSVEILNPQSEDMKTLRPSMIPGLLQVIRRNQNMGVPNLRLFEFGRTFLKTESDRYKRLPGYTENRILAIALTGDFLEQNWNQPVRKSSFFDLKSVVMSVTGLWHLQQSLQAEPQADSVYSNGMVLLANGKRVASLGELRPELTGFYDCRNPVYVAEIYLDLLDDLSRLTPRYRELPRFLPVEKDLAFWVDKTVPADKLIATIRESERDWIQDVRVFDVFEAKGENSGRRSVAFRITLQNLDRTFTDEDINAWIQKVKKGMETAHQAELRGV from the coding sequence ATGAAAATAATCTACAGCTGGTTAAGGGAATTTGTCGAATTTGACTGGACTCCTGAAGAACTTGCTTCCAGGCTGACACTGGCCGGATTGGAAGTAGAGGGAATTGAAAACCATTCACCCGGCTTTTCCGGTGTGATCACCGGTAAGGTACTTCACCGCGATAAGCACCCGAATGCCGATAAACTGAGTGTCTGCAGCGTGGACCTCGGCGATGGCTTGCCCGTCAGGATTGTCTGCGGTGCTCCGAATGTACAGGCCGGTCAGATGGTTCCCGTTGCCGTACCCGGCTCAAAACTTCCCGGTGGTCTGTCCATCGGCAAAGCCACCATCCGCGGAGTGGAATCCTCGGGAATGATCTGTTCCCGCTCAGAACTCGGACTTGAGGAAGGCAAATCACCCGGAATCTGGGTGTTGCCGGAAAACACTAAACCGGGTCTCGATCTGGTGACCCTCCTGGGTTTAAAAACCGACTATGTGCTCGAAGTGGCCATTACCGCCAACCGCGGCGACTGTCTGAGCCATCTGGGAATTGCACGCGAAGTATCGGCCCTGACCGGTAATCCGGTCCGGATCCCGGACACCCAGATTTCCCCCGACTTTTATCTGAAGGAAACCTCAGATCCGTACATCAGCATAGAACTGGCCGCACCAGCTGCCTGCCCGGTCTATGTGGGCTGGTATCTCGATGGGGTCCGGCCGGTGGCCTCACCCGATTGGATGCAACGCCGACTGCAGTTAATGGGACTGAGACCGCGTAATATTCTGGTGGATGCCACCAATTATGTGATGATGGAATGTGGACAGCCCCTTCATGCCTTCGACTACTCCACGATCCAAAGCCGGAAAATCAAAGTATTTGAAACCGGGAAAACCCGTTTTACCACCCTTGATTCAAAGGAAAGGGAATTGCCGGACCGGGCCTTGATGATTGGTGATGACTCCCGGGCCGTTGCACTGGCTGGTATTATGGGAGGTGAAAATTCGGAAGTGACCGATTCAACCCGGACCGTCCTGCTTGAATCAGCGTGGTTTCATCCGGCAAGCATCAGGCGCACCGCCAAACGATTAGGGGTTTCCACCGATAGCAGTTACCGCTTCGAACGTGGCATTGATACCCATCTTCAGGAATATGCTGCCAAGCGTGCAGCCAAGCTGATGGTCGAAGTAACCGGCGGCAAATTGGCCCTGAAACCCGTGGTTGCCACCAGCCACCCTCCGGTTCAGAATGAACTGGTGGTCCGTTTTCAGCAGGTAAAACGAATTCTGGGAATTGAAATCCCGAAAGAGCGTATACACAGTATTCTCGAAAACCTTGGTTTCGTTCTCATTGGTGAATCGGCTACGCAGATGATGGTCCGGATTCCCACCCATCGCCCCGACATTACCCGGGAGATCGATGTGATTGAGGAACTCATCAGGATCCATGGTTTTCAGCATATTCCCGAATCGGGGACCGTCACCACCTTCTTTAACAGTGAAACCTCCAAGGAACACGACCGGAATAACCGGATTAAGTTCATTCTTTGCGGGGCCGGCTTTCAGGAAGTGATATGCAATTCGATGATTTCCCGTCCCGAATCGGACCTGATTACCACGGATAGTGTGGAAATCCTGAACCCGCAAAGCGAGGATATGAAAACCCTCAGACCATCCATGATTCCGGGGTTGCTTCAGGTAATCCGGCGAAATCAGAACATGGGCGTACCCAATCTTCGACTGTTCGAATTCGGCAGAACTTTTCTGAAAACAGAATCGGATCGTTATAAACGGTTACCCGGATATACCGAAAACCGCATTCTGGCCATTGCGCTGACGGGTGATTTTCTGGAACAGAACTGGAATCAACCGGTTCGTAAATCATCCTTCTTTGACCTGAAATCGGTTGTGATGTCGGTAACCGGCCTTTGGCACCTTCAACAGTCCCTTCAGGCTGAGCCACAGGCCGATTCGGTTTATTCGAATGGAATGGTCTTACTTGCCAATGGGAAAAGAGTGGCATCGTTGGGCGAGCTTCGACCAGAACTCACCGGATTCTATGACTGCCGGAACCCGGTTTATGTGGCAGAAATCTATCTGGATCTGCTGGATGATCTTTCTCGACTCACACCCCGATACCGTGAATTACCCCGGTTCCTTCCTGTTGAAAAAGATCTGGCCTTCTGGGTGGATAAAACGGTCCCGGCCGACAAACTGATCGCCACAATCCGCGAAAGTGAACGAGACTGGATTCAGGATGTCAGGGTTTTTGATGTGTTTGAAGCAAAAGGGGAAAATTCCGGCCGGCGGTCGGTTGCCTTCCGCATCACACTTCAGAACCTGGACCGGACATTTACCGACGAAGACATCAACGCCTGGATCCAAAAGGTTAAAAAGGGAATGGAAACGGCACATCAGGCCGAACTGAGGGGTGTATGA
- a CDS encoding cell division protein ZapA, whose product METVKVRIFDTEYTLKGDDPALIYRCAEQVDRLMNELHKGRSDRPVLALAILTALNLAESLEAERKKSADPDGFAQSEVTRMIDFTDKLLQS is encoded by the coding sequence ATGGAAACGGTGAAAGTGAGAATTTTCGATACGGAATATACCCTGAAAGGGGATGATCCGGCGTTGATTTACCGGTGTGCCGAGCAGGTTGACCGGTTGATGAATGAGCTTCACAAGGGAAGAAGTGACCGTCCGGTTCTTGCTCTGGCGATTTTAACGGCCCTCAACCTGGCAGAGTCACTGGAAGCCGAACGGAAGAAATCGGCAGATCCGGATGGATTTGCTCAGAGCGAAGTAACCCGGATGATTGACTTTACCGATAAGTTGTTACAATCCTGA
- a CDS encoding diacylglycerol kinase family lipid kinase codes for MTGSKLAFIVNPNAGSGKGKAYGQLLEADARQRGLQSTFLYTSATGEATHLARKAAAEAEVIIAVGGDGTVNEVLNGIWDLPVRFGVIPCGTGNDFIKMLRMDPANPLTALDQLFRYEVKAVDVGLVETNSARRYFVNNIGIGFDALVAARANRIKYLGKFSYVLSVMTTLVTYREPTIRLSASGQDMHFPLFLMTFGNGTHAGGIFHLTPGALIDDGLFHTTIISDVRKNRVFNIFPKVIKGTHLGEPEVKRLLTADGKIWSPEDLTIHADGEIITRSAREISVGILEKHLKVISGH; via the coding sequence ATGACGGGATCGAAACTTGCCTTTATCGTTAATCCCAATGCCGGTTCAGGAAAAGGGAAAGCCTACGGTCAGCTTCTTGAAGCAGATGCCCGTCAAAGAGGCCTGCAATCCACCTTTTTATATACGTCAGCAACCGGAGAAGCCACTCACCTGGCCAGGAAGGCCGCGGCTGAAGCAGAGGTTATCATTGCGGTTGGCGGTGATGGCACGGTGAATGAAGTATTAAATGGTATATGGGATCTGCCTGTCCGGTTCGGAGTCATTCCATGCGGAACCGGTAACGATTTTATTAAAATGCTCCGGATGGATCCGGCCAATCCGCTGACTGCGCTCGATCAGTTGTTCCGTTATGAAGTGAAGGCAGTCGATGTGGGGTTGGTAGAAACCAATTCTGCCAGGCGGTATTTCGTCAATAACATCGGAATCGGGTTTGATGCCCTGGTTGCAGCACGGGCAAACCGGATAAAATATCTCGGGAAATTTTCTTACGTGCTTTCCGTGATGACCACTCTGGTCACCTACCGGGAACCCACCATCCGGCTATCTGCCAGCGGTCAGGACATGCACTTTCCGTTGTTTCTGATGACGTTTGGAAACGGGACCCATGCAGGAGGCATTTTTCATCTCACACCGGGTGCCCTGATTGATGACGGACTTTTCCACACGACAATCATATCTGATGTCAGGAAAAACCGCGTTTTTAACATCTTTCCCAAAGTCATCAAGGGAACCCATCTGGGTGAACCGGAAGTGAAAAGATTGTTAACGGCTGATGGTAAAATCTGGAGTCCCGAGGATCTGACCATTCATGCAGATGGTGAAATTATCACAAGAAGCGCCAGAGAAATTTCGGTGGGTATTCTGGAAAAACATCTGAAGGTGATTTCGGGACATTAA
- a CDS encoding U32 family peptidase → MKSKSFSPELMAPAGNLIHLQTAIHAGADAIYFGSSQFNMRARARNFSPDDLVPMVNRCHEAGVKAYLTVNTIVYENELDDLRQLLIQAGEAKTDMVIAWDWGVIDLCQELGVPFAISTQGSVSNSAGIRLAEKLGAKRVVLARECSLEDLRQIREKSSLEIEVFVHGAMCVAVSGRCFMSHELFNHSANRGDCIQPCRRTYEVTATDTETGDQLIIGEDSIMSPSDLCALPFLDQLIASGVHSLKIEGRKRSPEYVQVVTGVYRQAIDAVMEDRFTPDRIQNWMEQLGTVFNRGFSSGFYLDIPGESAWSAGPSNQSAWHKEYIGKMVTTPGVPGSVSLKIEARNALRHEKVVLNSVHTGVAFFDLNWKEDQQEAIQGTLVTPDAGLNFHPGDQIYAWIMDSKGDKSE, encoded by the coding sequence ATGAAATCGAAGTCATTTTCACCAGAACTGATGGCTCCTGCAGGAAACCTGATTCATCTGCAGACGGCCATTCATGCCGGAGCGGATGCCATCTATTTTGGTTCCTCCCAATTCAACATGCGGGCAAGAGCACGCAATTTCAGTCCTGATGATCTGGTTCCCATGGTCAATCGTTGCCATGAGGCTGGCGTCAAAGCCTATCTGACTGTCAACACCATCGTTTATGAAAATGAGCTGGATGATTTACGTCAGTTGCTCATACAGGCCGGAGAGGCAAAGACCGACATGGTGATTGCTTGGGACTGGGGAGTGATTGATTTGTGTCAGGAATTGGGTGTTCCCTTTGCCATTTCCACACAGGGTTCTGTTTCCAATTCAGCCGGAATCAGGCTGGCGGAAAAACTGGGAGCCAAACGGGTGGTACTCGCACGGGAGTGCTCTCTTGAAGACCTTCGGCAAATCCGTGAGAAAAGTTCACTCGAAATCGAAGTTTTTGTTCATGGGGCCATGTGTGTAGCCGTTTCGGGTCGCTGTTTTATGAGTCATGAGTTGTTTAATCACTCAGCCAATCGCGGTGATTGCATTCAGCCCTGCCGACGGACGTATGAAGTCACCGCTACTGATACCGAAACCGGAGACCAGCTCATCATCGGTGAAGACTCCATCATGTCACCCAGCGATTTATGTGCGCTTCCCTTTCTTGACCAACTGATTGCCTCAGGCGTTCACTCGCTTAAAATTGAAGGACGAAAACGAAGCCCTGAATACGTTCAGGTGGTCACCGGGGTGTACCGACAGGCCATTGATGCCGTCATGGAAGACCGCTTCACACCCGACCGCATCCAAAACTGGATGGAGCAACTGGGAACCGTGTTTAACCGGGGATTTTCATCCGGATTTTATCTGGACATTCCGGGAGAATCGGCCTGGTCAGCAGGTCCTTCAAATCAGTCAGCCTGGCACAAGGAATACATTGGAAAAATGGTGACTACCCCGGGAGTGCCCGGATCGGTTTCCTTGAAAATCGAAGCACGCAATGCCTTGCGGCATGAAAAAGTGGTACTGAACTCGGTTCATACCGGCGTGGCCTTTTTCGACCTGAACTGGAAAGAAGATCAGCAAGAAGCCATTCAGGGAACGCTGGTGACACCCGATGCCGGTCTGAATTTTCACCCGGGTGATCAGATCTATGCCTGGATCATGGATTCAAAGGGAGATAAATCGGAATGA
- a CDS encoding tetratricopeptide repeat protein has translation MLKAKKPVKVSQKEIREDNLVTAYTRFMGWYYKNERTVLIAGAALLLVIIGSISWAFLKSSQEEEAADLLAKVYPMVATQQWEKALNGDSTNASVGLAAIADDFSGTSSGSIAAFYAGKANMELGNYEQAFEYFDMVSSKSPHLEAAALGGMAAVYEHQKEPAKASDLYSKAAEKAGNPLLTPRYLYLAALTAAEAGEYSNAIDFLTDLKENYKDAAYTRDADKLLALYQAKSLN, from the coding sequence ATGCTGAAAGCAAAGAAACCGGTCAAAGTTTCACAAAAAGAAATCCGGGAAGATAATCTGGTGACCGCCTATACACGGTTCATGGGCTGGTATTATAAAAATGAGCGGACCGTTCTGATTGCCGGAGCAGCACTTTTGCTGGTCATTATCGGAAGTATTTCCTGGGCCTTTTTAAAGAGCAGCCAGGAAGAAGAAGCAGCCGATCTGCTGGCTAAAGTGTATCCCATGGTTGCTACCCAGCAATGGGAAAAGGCATTAAATGGTGATTCCACCAATGCATCGGTTGGCTTAGCAGCCATTGCAGATGACTTTTCGGGTACTTCAAGCGGCTCCATTGCTGCGTTCTATGCCGGTAAGGCCAATATGGAACTTGGCAATTACGAGCAGGCATTTGAATACTTTGATATGGTCTCCTCAAAAAGCCCGCATCTGGAAGCAGCCGCTTTAGGTGGCATGGCTGCCGTCTATGAGCACCAGAAAGAACCTGCAAAAGCCTCTGATTTATACAGCAAGGCTGCTGAAAAGGCTGGAAATCCGCTTCTGACTCCCCGGTACCTGTATCTGGCCGCACTGACCGCGGCAGAGGCCGGCGAATACTCGAACGCCATCGATTTTCTGACCGATCTGAAAGAAAATTACAAGGACGCTGCCTACACACGGGATGCCGACAAATTGCTGGCCTTGTATCAGGCAAAATCACTTAACTGA
- the folD gene encoding bifunctional methylenetetrahydrofolate dehydrogenase/methenyltetrahydrofolate cyclohydrolase FolD, translating into MTQVIDGKQISQDIKQEVSLGIERRMSAGLRAPGLAVILVGENPASKAYVGSKIKTCAELGIISFSDHLPAEVSEKDLLDRVRFYNQHPEVDGILVQMPLPAHINPQKVIETIDYRKDVDGFHPINAGKLVTGDPCFVPCTPAGILEMLDRSGNRPDGKHAVVIGRSNIVGKPMANLLLQKSKKGNATVTICHTGTKNMGQFTRQADILVVAAGAVNAVTPDMIKPGVVIIDVGMNRIPDPTKASGYRLTGDVDYEGCFPLASAITPVPGGVGPMTIAMLMKNTLASANHEIYS; encoded by the coding sequence GTGACACAGGTGATTGACGGAAAACAGATTTCACAGGATATTAAACAGGAAGTTTCCCTTGGGATTGAAAGGCGGATGTCAGCGGGTCTTCGGGCACCCGGTCTTGCCGTCATTCTGGTTGGAGAAAACCCTGCCTCGAAGGCTTATGTGGGTTCAAAAATAAAAACCTGCGCCGAACTGGGCATTATCAGTTTCAGTGATCACCTTCCTGCGGAGGTTTCAGAAAAGGACTTGCTTGATCGCGTGCGGTTCTACAATCAGCACCCAGAGGTGGATGGCATTCTGGTTCAGATGCCGTTGCCAGCCCATATTAATCCGCAGAAGGTGATTGAAACCATCGATTACCGGAAGGATGTTGATGGATTTCACCCGATTAATGCCGGGAAATTGGTGACAGGAGATCCCTGCTTCGTTCCCTGCACGCCAGCTGGAATTCTTGAAATGCTCGACCGAAGCGGAAACCGGCCCGACGGGAAACATGCCGTGGTCATTGGCCGCAGCAACATTGTGGGCAAGCCCATGGCCAATCTGTTACTTCAAAAAAGCAAAAAAGGCAATGCAACCGTCACCATCTGCCACACCGGTACGAAGAACATGGGGCAATTTACCAGGCAGGCCGATATTCTGGTGGTTGCCGCCGGCGCCGTGAATGCAGTCACCCCCGACATGATCAAGCCGGGAGTGGTTATCATTGATGTCGGAATGAACCGCATTCCCGATCCCACAAAGGCATCAGGCTACCGGCTAACCGGTGATGTTGATTATGAAGGATGCTTCCCATTGGCCTCTGCGATAACGCCTGTTCCCGGTGGAGTCGGGCCCATGACCATTGCCATGCTGATGAAGAACACACTGGCAAGTGCAAACCATGAAATTTATTCGTAA
- a CDS encoding TIGR00282 family metallophosphoesterase, whose protein sequence is MVIGDVIAEQGLTTVERLLPGFVQQHRIDFVIANGENLHEGRGLNEEMISRLYQAGVHVITGGNHSFDKHKIFPYWQSDKRLLRPLNYPKGNPGYGYGIYDIPNGKGKIGVLNLQGRTYMYPIDCPFKTSDWIIDKMKQETRLIIVDFHADASAEKISMGWYLNGKVGAVVGTHTHTPTADNRILPEGTAYISDIGMTGPYDSVIGMKKEAALRRFVLGSPSKYEPATEDLHFASVIIRADVMTGKASKIDRLFFPEF, encoded by the coding sequence ATGGTTATCGGCGATGTGATTGCCGAACAGGGATTGACCACGGTTGAAAGACTTCTTCCCGGCTTTGTTCAGCAACACCGTATCGATTTTGTGATCGCCAACGGCGAGAATCTCCATGAAGGACGCGGACTTAACGAAGAGATGATCTCCCGGTTGTATCAGGCAGGTGTACATGTCATTACCGGCGGCAACCATTCATTTGACAAGCACAAAATCTTCCCTTACTGGCAATCAGATAAACGCCTGTTGCGGCCGCTGAACTACCCGAAAGGAAATCCGGGTTACGGTTATGGAATCTATGACATTCCCAATGGGAAAGGAAAAATCGGCGTCCTGAATCTGCAGGGACGGACTTACATGTATCCCATCGACTGTCCGTTTAAAACCTCCGATTGGATCATTGACAAGATGAAGCAGGAAACCCGGCTGATCATTGTGGATTTTCATGCCGATGCCAGCGCGGAGAAAATTTCGATGGGTTGGTATCTGAATGGAAAGGTGGGTGCGGTTGTGGGCACACATACCCACACCCCAACGGCTGATAACCGGATTCTGCCGGAAGGAACAGCCTATATTTCAGATATCGGAATGACGGGGCCTTATGATTCAGTCATTGGCATGAAAAAGGAAGCGGCCTTACGCCGTTTTGTTCTGGGTTCGCCCTCCAAATATGAGCCGGCCACAGAGGATCTGCATTTCGCCTCGGTAATCATCAGGGCCGATGTCATGACCGGTAAGGCTTCAAAAATCGATCGTTTGTTTTTTCCGGAGTTTTAA
- a CDS encoding DUF192 domain-containing protein codes for MQIFRKKWILAVLILLAVASLLLYMSGNFSSRISTPRTEAVKTIPFRHDGQLVITDETGRERARLQIEIAENDQSRAQGLMYRDPLPDTQGMLFLFPYDMIQTFWMKNTPSTLDMIFINSAGKIVTIHSYTQPFSTERYSSDQPARQVLEVRGGFCETYEITTGQTVSFTRNTPVTGPTP; via the coding sequence ATGCAAATATTCCGGAAAAAATGGATTCTGGCAGTCCTCATTCTGCTGGCTGTAGCCTCCCTGCTGCTATACATGAGCGGGAATTTTTCCTCCCGCATTTCAACACCACGCACCGAGGCAGTCAAAACCATCCCTTTCCGGCATGATGGCCAATTGGTCATCACTGATGAAACCGGTCGGGAACGGGCCCGACTCCAGATTGAAATCGCAGAAAATGATCAGTCCAGGGCACAGGGGTTGATGTACCGGGATCCGTTGCCCGATACCCAGGGTATGCTGTTCCTGTTTCCGTATGATATGATTCAGACGTTCTGGATGAAAAACACACCCTCAACCCTCGATATGATTTTCATAAACTCGGCTGGAAAAATTGTGACGATTCATTCTTACACACAGCCCTTTTCAACCGAACGATATTCCTCAGACCAGCCTGCCCGGCAGGTTCTGGAAGTCAGAGGCGGGTTCTGTGAAACGTATGAAATCACCACGGGTCAGACGGTTTCCTTCACACGGAATACCCCGGTCACCGGACCCACTCCCTGA
- a CDS encoding geranylgeranylglycerol-phosphate geranylgeranyltransferase: protein MERTSIFRQAALWLALTRPLNLSLALLSVIVVSWLVGLNDLFLIWSSSFSVLMITAAGNMLNDVKDIETDRINRPGRPLVSNRLPLGLVSMVWKLMMSAGLVVSAVFLPAEATGLALLNAFLLIWYSSGLKGTPLIGNLVVSWLLASVFLFTGLVAGAWTETLYPALVVFCFSLPRELAKDACDEPGDRLAGFGTFPVRMGLPLTRIILFVLVLVAAFSGLVPVWSGAWGTGFLYLYLMVVVPVMIFILILVGRASLPSHFRLPASLLKVVIVPALAALIAGKLW from the coding sequence TTGGAAAGAACCTCCATTTTCAGACAGGCAGCACTCTGGCTGGCACTGACACGACCACTGAACCTATCTCTGGCGCTTCTGTCTGTGATTGTGGTAAGCTGGTTGGTGGGACTGAACGACCTGTTTCTTATCTGGTCATCGTCCTTTTCCGTTCTGATGATAACGGCGGCGGGAAACATGCTGAACGATGTTAAGGACATTGAAACAGACCGTATCAACCGTCCGGGGCGCCCATTAGTCAGTAACAGGCTGCCATTGGGCCTGGTCAGCATGGTCTGGAAACTGATGATGTCTGCTGGTCTGGTGGTTTCAGCGGTATTCCTTCCTGCAGAAGCCACGGGGCTGGCCTTGCTGAACGCCTTTCTTCTCATTTGGTATTCATCCGGACTGAAAGGAACTCCGCTGATCGGAAATCTGGTGGTTTCCTGGTTGCTGGCGTCTGTTTTTCTCTTTACCGGGCTGGTGGCCGGCGCCTGGACGGAAACGCTATATCCGGCTCTGGTCGTTTTTTGTTTCTCTTTGCCCCGGGAACTTGCCAAAGATGCCTGTGATGAGCCAGGTGACCGATTGGCTGGTTTTGGCACGTTTCCTGTCCGGATGGGATTGCCGCTGACCAGAATTATTCTATTCGTGTTAGTATTGGTAGCCGCTTTCAGCGGACTGGTCCCTGTCTGGTCAGGTGCATGGGGAACGGGCTTTCTGTACTTGTACCTGATGGTGGTGGTCCCCGTTATGATTTTCATTCTGATTCTTGTTGGACGGGCGTCATTACCGTCCCATTTCCGCCTGCCTGCCAGTCTGTTAAAGGTGGTGATCGTGCCTGCATTGGCTGCCTTGATCGCCGGGAAACTATGGTAA